In a single window of the Papaver somniferum cultivar HN1 chromosome 8, ASM357369v1, whole genome shotgun sequence genome:
- the LOC113306928 gene encoding uncharacterized protein LOC113306928, translated as MKMMNTQVFMLSFLIIGSYLLFQTHADPYDTPPSRVAGKVFPPAQFYCSNPEETCAGQQIACPNECPSFKPANPKAKACFIDCNSPKCEASCKKEKPNCSGKGSACGDPRFVGGDGVVFYFHGKANQHFTLVSDSNFQINSRFIGRRPEGRSRDNTWIQSLGLLFSSNSFTFAAKKVANWEDNVDQLVFTYNNQPITISEGHRSSWSAPASPLVVERTADTNSITVTLPGVVEISASVVPITEQDDRVHNYQIPYGEDCFAHLEVQFRFFDLSERVEGVLGQTYRSEFQSPVKIGVAMPIMGGEAKYITSSLVSADCNNCIFSPSSSIMATENLAGLGSTLDCTSKMSNGRGVVCRR; from the exons ATGAAAATGATGAACACTCAAGTTTTCATGCTCTCATTCTTGATCATTGGTTCATATCTTTTGTTTCAAACCCATGCAGACCCTTACGATACTCCACCTTCTAGGGTAGCAGGGAAAGTGTTCCCACCAGCACAATTCTACTGCAGTAATCCGGAGGAAACATGCGCTGGCCAACAAATTGCATGCCCAAACGAATGCCCTTCTTTCAAACCTGCTAACCCTAAGGCCAAAGCTTGCTTCATTGATTGCAATTCTCCAAAGTGTGAAGCTTCCTGCAAGA AGGAAAAACCAAACTGTAGCGGAAAAGGATCAGCTTGTGGAGACCCAAGATTCGTCGGAGGAGATGGTGTTGTGTTCTACTTCCATGGAAAAGCCAACCAACATTTCACTTTAGTCTCAGACTCAAACTTTCAAATCAACTCTAGATTCATCGGTCGCAGACCTGAAGGCCGAAGCCGTGACAACACATGGATTCAATCTTTGGGTCTTCTattttcttccaactctttcaCTTTTGCTGCTAAGAAAGTTGCAAACTGGGAAGACAATGTCGATCAACTTGTTTTCACATACAACAACCAACCAATCACCATTAGCGAAGGTCACCGTTCATCTTGGTCTGCACCAGCCAGTCCTTTAGTAGTCGAAAGAACAGCCGATACTAACAGTATCACCGTTACATTACCCGGCGTTGTTGAAATCTCAGCTAGCGTTGTTCCTATTACCGAACAAGATGACAGAGTCCATAACTATCAAATTCCTTATGGTGAAGACTGTTTTGCTCATTTGGAAGTACAGTTTAGGTTCTTCGATTTGTCGGAAAGAGTTGAAGGTGTTTTAGGACAAACTTACAGATCTGAGTTCCAGAGTCCAGTTAAGATTGGTGTTGCTATGCCTATCATGGGTGGTGAAGCTAAATACATTACTTCATCTTTAGTTTCTGCTGATTGTAACAATTGTATTTTCTCACCTTCATCATCCATTATGGCAACGGAGAATCTAGCAGGTTTGGGTTCGACCTTGGATTGTACCAGCAAGATGAGCAATGGACGTGGAGTTGTCTGCCGTCGCTAG